The following are encoded together in the Ranitomeya imitator isolate aRanImi1 chromosome 4, aRanImi1.pri, whole genome shotgun sequence genome:
- the FOXI1 gene encoding forkhead box protein I1, with the protein MSAFDPQTHSPPRCGPQFPSIGQEPPEMNIYCDSIFHPQTMPSPQRPSNFETGDYSTTTNPYLWLNGPSITPPPYLPGSNTSHFMPQSYGMQRQLLPNMHGLGGSELGWLPIPSQEELMKLVRPPYSYSALIAMAIHGAPDKRLTLSQIYQYVADNFPFYNKSKAGWQNSIRHNLSLNDCFKKIPRDEDDPGKGNYWTLDPNCEKMFDNGNFRRKRKRKSDTNGQPSSEKSEGSPLSDSPKSGEHQDMLESSSPGVDESSQKRLSPPAITPCLNNFLSSMTAYVNSASSVSRPLGLNNEPSDKMGHNMTGFNSYSQLSNLTNHGGSEWSTTVPSNPFGYGSSVLNQFNSHFYNSISTNSTLYSREGTEV; encoded by the exons ATGAGTGCTTTTGATCCACAGACACATTCTCCACCACGCTGTGGACCACAGTTTCCAAGTATAGGACAAGAACCTCCAGAAATGAATATCTACTGTGATAGCATCTTCCACCCACAGACAATGCCTAGTCCTCAACGACCTTCAAACTTTGAGACTGGAGATTACAGCACAACTACAAATCCTTACTTGTGGCTGAATGGACCATCAATTACACCACCTccataccttccaggatctaacACCAGCCACTTCATGCCGCAGTCATATGGGATGCAAAGGCAGCTCTTGCCTAACATGCATGGCTTGGGAGGTTCTGAATTAGGTTGGCTTCCAATTCCTTCCCAAGAAGAACTCATGAAACTGGTGAGACCTCCTTACTCTTACTCTGCACTGatagccatggcaattcatggtgcCCCAGATAAAAGACTGACACTCAGCCAGATTTACCAATATGTTGCTGATAACTTTCCGTTTTACAACAAAAGCAAGGCTGGCTGGCAAAATTCAATCCGACATAACTTGTCTCTTAACGATTGTTTCAAAAAAATTCCACGAGATGAAGATGATCCAG GAAAAGGGAATTATTGGACCTTAGATCCAAATTGTGAAAAGATGTTTGATAATGGAAACTTCcgcagaaagagaaagagaaagtctGACACCAATGGACAGCCATCTTCCGAGAAATCTGAGGGGAGTCCATTATCAGATAGCCCAAAGAGTGGTGAACATCAAGACATGTTGGAGAGCTCCTCTCCGGGAGTTGATGAATCATCTCAGAAAAGATTATCTCCACCAGCAATAACACCTTGCCTTAACAACTTCCTTTCCAGCATGACTGCTTATGTCAATAGTGCCAGCTCAGTAAGTAGGCCACTTGGACTTAATAATGAACCATCCGATAAAATGGGACATAATATGACCGGGTTTAACTCATATTCTCAACTTTCAAACTTAACCAACCACGGAGGGTCAGAGTGGTCGACTACAGTACCATCAAATCCATTTGGCTATGGCAGTTCAGTTTTAAATCAGTttaattctcatttttataacagcaTCAGTACAAATAGCACCTTATACTCCAGAGAAGGCACAGAAGTATAA